From the Anguilla anguilla isolate fAngAng1 chromosome 8, fAngAng1.pri, whole genome shotgun sequence genome, one window contains:
- the c8h14orf119 gene encoding uncharacterized protein C14orf119 homolog, translating to MSWFSHTLQGSGQRPPSPQRAPSAVEDLSYACLAQPRNEPQPSATPGWLCMATHSAPTSLAQFPSVPRATAPPSLEDLSCSSVGMGVNVGPAPLSYVTLQEQRCVLSWFQGWGVPQRERFLQDLLSKAVPGKVCTLLEQLNTLQVQDHPPNIFECQLRLWSQWFESWSEDERNAFLHTLEERDPAFTAHFYRGVAGTAGRE from the exons ATGTCTTggttctctcacacactgcagggttCTGGCCAGCGGCCTCCGTCTCCACAAAGGGCACCCTCTGCCGTGGAGGACCTATCCTACGCGTGCCTGGCACAGCCTCGCAACGAACCACAGCCTTCTGCTACTCCCGGCTGGCTCTGCATGGCCACTCACTCAGCTCCCACCAGCCTGGCCCAGTTCCCCTCTGTGCCGAGggcaacagcgccccctagcCTGGAGGACTTGTCCTGCAGCTCCGTGGGTATGGGGGTGAATGTTGGGCCTGCGCCATTGTCCTACGTGACCCTGCAGGAGCAGAGGTGTGTCCTCAGCTGGttccaggggtggggggttcccCAGAGGGAACGCTTCCTGCAGGACCTGCTGTCGAAGGCGGTGCCAGGGAAAGTCTGCACCCTACTGGAGCAGCTCAACACACTGCAG GTGCAGGACCACCCGCCGAACATCTTCGAGTGCCAGCTGCGTTTGTGGTCGCAGTGGTTCGAGTCGTGGAGCGAGGACGAGAGGAACGCCTTCCTGCACACCCTGGAGGAGCGGGACCCCGCGTTCACCGCCCACTTCTACAGGGGTGTGGCTGGGACAGCTGGGCGGGAGTGA
- the LOC118234051 gene encoding uncharacterized protein LOC118234051: MEQIKETAKLRASQVKGGGTQFLEQINKAMAVYGIVAGFIGAGKFFAENDTVRGAFTLTQSLHGGGDMAGLNQQLSKMSQKIFQEGLHKATEALGVEKSFAAMSSSVERFGESAAGLFLKNIPIIGLAFQSYFIAEDSIAIQKHNGSDPEQNKYLGLKITNLVLDVSTTVLTLAEVAFPPAAIVLGPLTIGLTVARMSIGDFYCDVVSELDQLPKGAGDFDKMTAVMVGLKEGAVDFVTGGLLRELKGLEKEQRQNKELLHNLATPESYFKITANNSTLDLTKGILSQYAGFVTVWLSNDGNIKIQIGGVPDGNGGVKTIEVVKHYPDIQSIALAFGESSQVLYTEKAAHLLWIIPVSYEKVFCGEIKLHSSLFGSYYGNDQANQFFAPQLPTKKQSSTSTDPCAYGGLDLEFVIKNYHYNIYGHGGDDTFFLGPQTSKLSGGEGRDFYIFPTAGSYAEIDNFAHDSLEDHLLIKAPFSHIDCVRKNTDLFLVYGPQRYTVTVRDWFAHSNTDHYQHMIFQSADGVMFKVADMGLLGHKFHANCVPESLDKTRSQSPVSVRLAGDFKSVITVLGSNYSDSIVGNEKDNVFNGGPGADMLEGGEGADTYEIFQGQGCDKVNNYAKDQKVDLVVLHVPFRRIRADLRGEDLLVFDMEDMDSTCILLTKWHASSLFQHVAFLSADHVTFHVSSNDTDLAITALIVDLSKDTHGGNVNLSESNQLLNVISVFDSTHDDVVYGNAHGNFLSCSGGVDILRGADGSDKYVVKSGCKSAYIANYAQDQASDVLFLEHPFENLRVRYQSSDLVLTVEDSDIKVHLQNWLMGKQFQHLVLQTIDGVISMLPLNVSEPEVLTPFEITLSQENCTDYKKKFDFSKDPFTKVERFKAKSNKCSYSVIGNNMNNYIDPGIGNPMNYQYLKGGNGSDTYVFGHKYGYGNEIDNEAKDMKRDYLFFQVLYKDIVVLLEHPHVILFSRSRNDSVRVHLLKYLHGPEQQHLLIRSADGVSFSVNPNSYPYKSVVSIDASTSTKSCNISCAEGEEYLRVSQIYGTTGFSNYITGSRSSSLIIGGNMADYLLGNEGSERIEGHGGNDIINGQSGDDNLLGGKGDDVISGGAGNDMIYGGWGADKIDGGPGVDVVFFSGDVRTSTGVKVDLSSGRGEWADAENDTYTAVEDVSGTNFNDLIIGDEEDNELVGKFGNDTLVPGHGSDVLFGGPGNDLYVLDDCSGVKHINNFASDMALDYILLRDFNANDACFFLQEGTLIISFSHHDPVLSLIQRDSLTVVLYNWSNNDSFYQHVDLVFAQNSLITSAFFSSAEEISPSLLEINSMRPTLYTRQANETAVEIEIKVPNAGESSWYTRNSKFKYHLKVSDQLFFSDSLQWTNQPLIKHSGLLSGVLYTFQFFVMLCEVPVLVLAETTHLTNPNPPTSVHLTNVTDWSTVIIWERPSSDSDPNSEQYTYVVEVQSLADGHTMQFMTNYTKLEITPLNPASHYKVSVSSAIKEVKSLKSTIRLMETTNLCPNFIAPEGTRVVDEKMTRHGPVVVIECRQGYRSTSSLEIPCLGDMALRPCVPKSCAHQGEVFDHGEIIREECFDLRLVSRCRFGDLIPPIVTCCHPIPQIANGSPKYSYRQHPVSIAAEYDCNTGYDLSGPRQFDCNPQTGQWSSPFPLLPSCIPITCLAPPKVDHGKLLVIHGHPGQYKKGDVLRLVCDDLYRPSSVDLITCPIGKWTLIPSCVPSVQLVNVTSTDSRLHGLLQKWDSGSWSSEITTMELKHLAEFSCEERGLKFRNHTVSWYHRNVKVECTKLKLETFRGDYIGRPEGNYENGGWKKICIEDKTAAQAFCRKLFPDQTGWTTRVLWDSGFHSGYTYRCDGGCRFETESRMCYRQIQCRATCDPLSVPNGQVSCDSEGEWCNVHCNRLYRLDGDDTVQCRSDGWSRAPYCIGKQSCTLQYLHIFK, from the exons ATGGAGCAGATCAAAGAGACAGCAAAGCTTAGGGCGTCTCAGGTGAAGGGAGGTGGAACACAGTTTCTCGAGCAGATAAATAAAGCCATGGCTGTGTACGGGATTGTAGCCGGCTTCATCGGGGCTGGGAAGTTCTTTGCAGAAAACGACACTGTCCGAGGGGCCTTCACCTTGACCCAGTctctgcatggggggggggatatggcTGGGCTGAACCAGCAGCTCTCCAAAATGTCCcagaaaatatttcaagaaGGCCTCCATAAAGCCACGGAGGCACTAGGTGTGGAAAAGTCCTTTGCAGCGATGAGCAGCTCAGTGGAAAGGTTTGGTGAAAGTGCTGCAGGTTTGTTCCTGAAGAACATTCCTATCATCGGCTTGGCTTTTCAATCCTATTTTATTGCAGAAGATTCTATTGCCATTCAAAAACACAATGGGTCTGACCCAGAGCAGAACAAATACCTTGGTTTAAAGATTACAAACCTAGTCTTGGATGTGTCAACAACCGTGCTTACGTTAGCTGAGGTGGCCTTCCCTCCAGCAGCCATTGTGCTGGGGCCCCTAACCATTGGGCTGACTGTTGCAAGGATGTCTATTGGTGATTTTTACTGTGATGTTGTGAGCGAACTAGACCAGCTTCCTAAAGGAGCTGGCGATTTCGATAAAATGACCGCTGTAATGGTGGGGCTGAAGGAAGGTGCTGTGGATTTTGTGACAGGGGGCCTGCTAAGAGAATTGAAGGGCCTTGAAAAAGAACAGAGGCAAAACAAAGAACTGCTGCACAACCTAGCGACCCCTGAGTCTTACTTCAAAATAACTGCTAATAACAGCACTCTGGACCTAACAAAAGGCATTCTGTCCCAGTATGCTGGTTTTGTGACTGTTTGGCTGTCAAATGATGGCAATATTAAGATCCAGATAGGGGGTGTTCCTGATGGAAATGGTGGGGTCAAAACAATAGAAGTAGTAAAGCACTACCCCGACATTCAGAGCATTGCCCTAGCATTTGGGGAATCATCACAGGTCCTCTACACTGAAAAGGCAGCTCATCTGTTGTGGATCATCCCAGTGAgttatgaaaaagtattttgtggAGAAATCAAACTCCATTCCTCGTTGTTTGGCAGTTACTATGGGAATGACCAGGCAAACCAATTTTTTGCCCCACAACTACCCACAAAAAAGCAATCTTCAACATCCACAGACCCTTGTGCTTATGGTGGGCTGGACCTGGAGTTTGTCATAAAGAACTATCACTACAACATTTATGGTCATGGGGGAGATGACACCTTTTTCCTGGGGCCACAGACATCAAAACTGTCtgggggagaagggagggacTTCTACATTTTTCCTACAGCTGGAAGCTATGCTGAGATTGATAATTTTGCTCATGATTCTTTGGAGGACCACCTGCTAATAAAAGCTCCTTTTAGCCACATTGATTGTGTCAGGAAGAACACAGACCTGTTCCTTGTCTATGGGCCACAGAGGTATACAGTTACTGTCAGAGACTGGTTTGCTCACAGCAATACTGATCATTACCAGCACATGATATTTCAGTCAGCAGATGGTGTCATGTTCAAGGTTGCAGACATGGGTCTTCTAGGCCACAAGTTCCACGCTAACTGTGTTCCAGAATCACTGGACAAAACAAGATCACAGAGTCCAGTCTCCGTCAGGCTGGCAGGAGATTTTAAAAGTGTGATCACAGTACTGGGCAGTAATTACTCAgacagcattgtgggtaatgagaaggacaatgtttttaatggagGCCCTGGAGCCGACATGCtagaaggtggagagggagcagATACTTATGAAATATTCCAGGGCCAAGGCTGTGACAAGGTCAACAACTATGCCAAGGACCAGAAAGTGGACCTGGTGGTCTTACATGTGCCTTTCAGACGGATTCGCGCAGACCTGAGGGGCGAGGATCTCCTGGTCTTTGATATGGAGGACATGGACTCAACATGCATCCTGCTAACAAAGTGGCATGCCAGTAGTCTCTTTCAGCATGTGGCCTTTCTGTCCGCAGACCATGTGACCTTTCACGTCTCCAGCAATGACACAGACCTGGCAATCACCGCTCTCATAGTTGACCTCAGTAAAGACACCCACGGTGGCAACGTTAACCTCTCAGAGTCCAATCAACTCCTGAATGTGATATCTGTTTTTGATTCCACCCATGATGATGTAGTATATGGCAATGCTCATGGGAACTTCCTGAGCTGCAGTGGGGGTGTAGACATCTTACGGGGAGCAGACGGAAGTGACAAGTATGTAGTAAAGTCAGGATGCAAGAGTGCATACATTGCCAACTATGCACAAGACCAAGCCAGTGATGTTCTGTTCCTGGAGCATCCATTTGAGAACCTCAGAGTTAGGTATCAATCCTCTGACCTTGTTTTGACTGTCGAAGATTCAGATATTAAAGTGCACTTACAGAATTGGCTCATGGGTAAACAGTTCCAGCACCTGGTATTACAGACTATTGATGGTGTAATTTCTATGTTACCATTAAATGTTTCTGAGCCAGAAGTTCTAACTCCCTTTGAGATTACTCTCAGCCAAGAAAACTGCACTGATTATAAAAAGAAGTTTGATTTCAGCAAAGACCCCTTTACAAAAGTAGAAAGATTCAAAGCTAAATCTAACAAGTGTTCTTATAGTGTGATTGGAAACAACATGAATAACTACATAGACCCAGGAATTGGTAATCCTATGAACTACCAGTATTTGAAGGGAGGGAATGGGTCCGACACCTATGTCTTTGGTCACAAATACGGTTATGGAAATGAGATTGATAATGAAGCCAAAGACATGAAAAGAGACTATCTTTTTTTTCAAGTTCTCTACAAAGATATTGTAGTCCTTCTGGAGCACCCTCATGTCATCTTGTTCTCAAGGTCAAGAAACGACTCTGTCCGTGTGCACTTGCTCAAATATTTGCATGGTCCAGAGCAACAACACCTCCTGATTCGGTCAGCAGATGGGGTCTCATTTTCGGTCAATCCTAACTCTTACCCATACAAGTCAGTTGTTTCCATTGATGCCTCAACCTCCACAAAGAGTTGCAATATCAGCTGTGCTGAGGGGGAAGAGTACCTTAGGGTATCCCAAATCTATGGGACTACTGGCTTCAGCAACTACATCAccgggagcaggagcagctctCTCATCATTGGAGGCAACATGGCTGACTATCTTCTTGGCAATGAGGGAAGTGAGAGGATTGAAGGACAcggaggaaatgacatcataaacGGCCAAAGTGGGGATGACAATCTCTTAGGTGGAAAGGGGGATGATGTTATCAGTGGTGGTGCAGGAAATGATATGATCtatggtgggtggggggcagacaaGATCGATGGAGGCCCTGGGGTTGATGTTGTGTTTTTCAGCGGAGACGTGAGAACATCCACTGGCGTAAAAGTGGACCTGAGCAGTGGTAGAGGGGAGTGGGCTGATGCAGAGAATGACACGTACACGGCCGTGGAGGATGTGAGTGGGACAAACTTTAACGACTTGATCATTGGAGATGAGGAGGACAACGAGCTTGTGGGAAAGTTTGGTAATGATACCCTGGTGCCAGGACATGGCTCAGATGTCCTCTTTGGTGGGCCAGGGAATGACCTGTACGTCCTGGATGACTGCAGCGGTGTGaaacacataaataattttGCTTCGGACATGGCCCTAGATTACATTCTACTTCGTGACTTCAATGCCAATGACGCATGCTTCTTCCTTCAGGAAGGAACTCTCATTATTTCTTTCTCCCACCATGATCCTGTACTGAGTCTCATCCAGAGAGATTCTCTAACTGTAGTGCTGTACAACTGGAGCAACAATGATTCCTTTTACCAACATGTTGATTTAGTTTTTGCCCAAAACTCCCTGATCACCTCCGCCTTCTTCAGTTCAGCTGAGGAAATCAGCCCCTCTCTCTTGGAGATAAACTCAATGAGACCCACCCTCTACACAAGGCAGGCTAATGAGACGGCAGTAGAGATTGAAATCAAAGTACCAAATGCAGGGGAGAGTTCCTGGTACACTCGTAACTCCAAATTCAAGTACCATTTAAAAGTGTCTGATCAGCTGTTCTTTAGTGACAGTCTCCAGTGGACAAATCAGCCTCTCATCAAACACTCTGGTCTTCTCTCTGGGGTTCTTTACACCTTTCAGTTCTTTGTGATGCTCTGTGAAGTTCCCGTTCTAGTGCTTGCTGAGACAACACACTTGACAAACCCCAACCCTCCAACATCTGTACACCTGACCAATGTCACAGATTGGAGTACAGTGATCATTTGGGAACGACCATCTTCAGACTCTGACCCAAACAGCGAGCAGTACACTTATGTAGTGGAAGTACAGAGTCTGGCAGATGGTCATACAATGCAATTCATGacaaattacacaaaattaGAAATTACTCCTCTAAATCCTGCCAGTCATTACAAAGTGTCTGTGTCATCAGCGATCAAAGAGGTAAAAAGCCTGAAATCAACAATCCGACTCATGGAGACTACAAATCTGTGTCCGAACTTTATTGCACCGGAGGGGACTAGAGTTGTTGATGAAAAGATGACTAGACATGGTCCAGTGGTGGTGATAGAGTGCCGACAGGGCTACCGGAGTACCTCCAGCCTTGAAATTCCATGCTTAGGAGACATGGCCCTTCGTCCGTGTGTCCCCAAGTCATGTGCTCATCAGGGTGAAGTTTTTGATCACGGGGAGATTATTCGTGAGGAATGTTTCGACTTACGTTTAGTAAGTCGCTGTCGGTTTGGAGACCTTATTCCTCCCATAGTAACCTGCTGTCATCCAATTCCGCAGATTGCTAATGGCAGTCCAAAATATTCATATCGCCAACATCCTGTATCCATTGCTGCTGAATATGACTGCAATACTGGATATGACCTTTCAGGTCCCCGTCAGTTTGACTGTAATCCTCAAACAGGACAGTGGTCCAGCCCCTTCCCTCTCTTGCCATCTTGTATCCCAATCACCTGCCTTGCTCCACCCAAGGTTGACCATGGGAAACTCCTTGTGATCCATGGACATCCAGGACAATACAAAAAAGGGGATGTTTTGCGACTGGTTTGTGATGACCTCTACCGTCCCTCTTCGGTGGATTTGATAACCTGCCCCATTGGGAAATGGACACTCATTCCTTCCTGTGTGCCAAGTGTTCAACTTGTGAATGTCACCAGCACAGACTCCAGACTTCATGGACTGTTACAGAAGTGGGACTCAGGCTCATGGAGTAGTGAAATCACCACTATGGAACTTAAACACCTTGCAGAATTCTCCTGTGAAGAAAGAGGTCTAAAGTTTCGGAATCATACAGTGAGCTGGTACCATAGAAATGTAAAGGTGGAGTGTACAAAGCTAAAACTGGAAACTTTTAGGGGCGACTATATCGGAAGACCTGAGGGAAACTATGAAAATGGGggctggaaaaaaatatgcattgaaGACAAAACTGCAGCACAAGCCTTCTGCCGAAAACTGTTCCCAGACCAGACTG GCTGGACAACAAGAGTGCTGTGGGACAGTGGTTTCCACTCCGGGTATACCTACCGCTGTGATGGCGGCTGCAGGTTCGAGACAGAGTCGCGGATGTGCTACAGGCAGATCCAGTGCAGGGCCACATGCGACCCACTTTCGGTTCCCAACGGCCAAGTGAGCTGTGACTCTGAAGGGGAGTGGTGCAATGTGCACTGCAATCGACTCTATCGACTGGACGGCGATGACACTGTTCAGTGCAGGAGTGACGGATGGTCAAGAGCCCCTTATTGCATTGGTAAGCAAAGTTGCACCCTCCAATATCTGCACATCTTCAAATAA